In Cyanobium sp. AMD-g, one genomic interval encodes:
- a CDS encoding DUF2721 domain-containing protein, protein MPLILLVVPQGASGLAETIRLAVTPVFLLAGISGLLGVITTRLSRIIDRARVLKAGDPAASVARSRELQGELQLHRRRMTLASAAFASATTSFLLVATVVMVLFLSTLATIDLTPLVALLFVLAMGSLMTAVLLLLREVQLGNQALRRF, encoded by the coding sequence TTGCCACTGATCCTGCTGGTGGTGCCCCAGGGCGCGTCAGGACTGGCGGAGACGATCCGACTGGCGGTGACGCCGGTGTTCCTGCTGGCGGGCATCAGTGGCCTGCTGGGGGTGATCACCACCCGCCTGTCGCGCATCATCGACCGGGCCCGGGTGCTCAAGGCGGGGGATCCGGCCGCCAGCGTGGCCCGCTCGCGGGAACTGCAGGGGGAACTGCAGCTGCACCGCCGCCGCATGACGCTGGCCTCGGCGGCCTTCGCTTCGGCCACCACCAGCTTCCTGCTGGTGGCCACGGTGGTGATGGTGCTGTTCCTGAGCACCCTGGCCACGATCGACCTGACCCCCCTGGTGGCGCTGCTGTTCGTGCTGGCGATGGGCTCGCTGATGACGGCGGTGCTGCTGCTGCTGCGCGAGGTGCAGCTGGGCAACCAGGCGTTGCGGCGCTTCTGA
- a CDS encoding OsmC family protein, whose amino-acid sequence MTTITCRYEGALRCAAEHAASGSRLITDAPVDNQGKGEAFSPTDLVGTALATCLLTVMGIVAERQGIALEGAAVRLEKGMSSSGERRIALLEAWIDLPAGLGAEQRELLIRTGESCPVKVSLEGCVPMRLHWSPAAAD is encoded by the coding sequence ATGACCACGATCACCTGCCGCTACGAAGGAGCCCTGCGCTGCGCGGCGGAGCACGCCGCCTCAGGATCGCGGCTGATCACCGATGCCCCCGTCGACAACCAGGGCAAGGGCGAAGCCTTCTCCCCCACCGACCTGGTGGGCACGGCCCTGGCCACCTGTCTGCTGACCGTGATGGGCATCGTGGCCGAACGCCAGGGCATTGCCCTGGAGGGCGCCGCTGTGCGGCTGGAGAAGGGCATGAGCAGCAGCGGCGAGCGCCGCATCGCCCTGCTGGAGGCCTGGATTGACCTGCCGGCCGGCCTCGGGGCCGAGCAGCGTGAGCTGCTGATCCGCACCGGCGAGAGCTGCCCGGTGAAGGTCAGCCTGGAAGGTTGCGTGCCGATGCGGCTGCACTGGAGCCCGGCGGCGGCGGACTGA
- a CDS encoding type II toxin-antitoxin system VapC family toxin: protein MAASLLLDTHALLWWLVEPEKLSGIAQKAIGDPAAAIFVSAASGWEIATRARLGKLPGAEGLLLDLPSLLLQQGFQPLAVQLHHGVRAGAYPQAHRDPFDRLLAAQAELEGLQLVSLDPALATFPCRLLW from the coding sequence ATGGCGGCGTCCCTCCTGCTGGATACCCATGCCCTGCTCTGGTGGTTGGTGGAACCGGAGAAGCTCTCCGGGATCGCCCAGAAGGCCATTGGCGATCCGGCGGCGGCCATCTTCGTGAGCGCCGCCTCCGGCTGGGAGATCGCCACCAGGGCCAGGCTGGGCAAACTTCCCGGCGCTGAAGGACTGCTCCTGGATCTGCCTTCCCTGCTGCTGCAGCAGGGCTTCCAGCCCCTCGCCGTGCAGTTGCATCACGGCGTTCGCGCTGGCGCTTACCCCCAGGCCCATCGCGATCCGTTCGATCGGTTGCTGGCGGCCCAGGCGGAGCTGGAGGGTTTGCAACTGGTGAGCCTCGACCCCGCCTTGGCCACCTTTCCCTGCCGCTTGCTCTGGTGA
- a CDS encoding type II toxin-antitoxin system Phd/YefM family antitoxin, with protein MRTVNVHEAKTQFSRLIDAAHAGETILVAKDGKPWARLVPLDPDQPRRQPGVLRGRLQLPATDVLLAPLPPEELDALEAALPR; from the coding sequence ATGCGAACCGTCAACGTTCATGAGGCCAAGACCCAGTTCTCGCGGCTGATCGACGCCGCCCATGCCGGCGAAACCATCCTGGTGGCGAAGGATGGCAAGCCCTGGGCGCGGCTGGTGCCGCTGGATCCGGATCAGCCTCGCCGCCAGCCCGGGGTGCTGCGTGGGCGACTGCAGCTTCCGGCCACGGACGTGCTCCTGGCACCCCTGCCCCCCGAGGAGCTCGATGCCCTTGAGGCGGCGCTGCCCCGTTGA
- a CDS encoding carboxypeptidase M32, with product MPAAAPALDQLQQHLHTTRLLGSISSTLYYDQNTVMPAAGAAWRGEQLALLAAQLHERQSSAAYADLVAAAEAELTADAPPQRRRNLQLLRLELDRQSCLDPALVTALARAQSHGNAIWQQARAASDFAAFAPALRQLIALRREQAGQLAAAEPVARSPWEILAQPFEPDISKARLAELFAPLAAQLPGLLEQVAAAPAPGQAQDFDLPEALQESLCSELLDGWGYDGRRCQRSRSAHPFSCTVGPEDFRITTRVVRGQPLSAFLATAHEWGHSLYEQGLPRSDDHFFPWPLGEATSMGVHESQSLFWECRVARSRAFAERWHPRFRQGLGSDPWGGVQGFWRSFNPLRPGLIRVEADELSYSLHIVLRFELELALLEQELPVEELPEQWNRRFKDLLGLVPPSDAQGCLQDIHWAEGLFGYFPSYALGHLISAQISEALEQQIGPIEALVAAGQESALQEWLARSVWPLGRSVNAEQLVEQVTGRPLSSEAFLTYLGAKVGQLGEGA from the coding sequence ATGCCCGCAGCGGCGCCAGCCCTCGACCAGCTTCAGCAGCACCTGCACACCACCCGCCTGCTGGGCTCGATCAGCAGCACCCTCTATTACGACCAGAACACGGTGATGCCCGCCGCCGGCGCCGCCTGGCGCGGCGAGCAGCTGGCCCTGCTGGCGGCCCAGCTGCACGAGCGCCAGAGCAGTGCGGCCTACGCCGACCTGGTCGCCGCCGCCGAAGCCGAGCTCACGGCCGATGCCCCCCCGCAGCGGCGCCGCAACCTGCAGCTGCTGCGCCTGGAACTCGACCGCCAGAGCTGCCTTGATCCGGCGCTGGTCACCGCCCTGGCCCGGGCCCAGTCCCATGGCAATGCGATCTGGCAGCAGGCCAGGGCCGCCAGCGACTTCGCCGCCTTCGCCCCCGCCCTGCGGCAGCTGATCGCCCTGCGCCGCGAGCAGGCCGGCCAGCTGGCGGCGGCCGAACCGGTGGCCCGCAGCCCCTGGGAAATCCTGGCCCAGCCGTTCGAGCCCGACATCAGCAAGGCGCGGCTGGCGGAGCTGTTCGCGCCGCTGGCGGCCCAGCTGCCCGGCCTGCTGGAGCAGGTGGCGGCCGCGCCTGCGCCCGGCCAGGCGCAGGACTTCGACCTGCCCGAAGCCCTGCAGGAGAGCCTCTGCAGCGAGCTGCTCGATGGCTGGGGTTACGACGGCCGCCGCTGCCAGCGCTCCCGCTCCGCCCACCCCTTCTCCTGCACCGTCGGCCCCGAGGACTTCCGCATCACCACCCGCGTCGTGCGCGGCCAGCCGCTCTCGGCCTTCCTGGCCACCGCCCATGAATGGGGTCACTCCCTTTATGAGCAGGGTCTGCCCCGCAGCGACGACCATTTCTTCCCCTGGCCCCTGGGGGAGGCCACCTCGATGGGGGTGCACGAGTCCCAGTCGCTGTTCTGGGAGTGCCGGGTGGCCCGCAGCCGTGCCTTCGCCGAGCGCTGGCATCCCCGCTTCCGCCAGGGCCTGGGGTCCGATCCCTGGGGCGGTGTTCAGGGGTTCTGGCGGTCCTTCAATCCGCTGCGGCCGGGCCTGATCCGGGTGGAAGCCGACGAACTCAGCTACAGCCTGCACATCGTGCTGCGCTTTGAGCTGGAGCTGGCGCTGCTGGAGCAGGAGCTGCCGGTGGAGGAACTCCCCGAGCAGTGGAACCGGCGCTTCAAGGACCTGCTGGGCCTGGTGCCGCCCAGCGATGCCCAAGGCTGCCTGCAGGACATCCACTGGGCCGAGGGCCTGTTCGGCTATTTCCCCTCCTATGCCCTGGGCCATCTGATCAGCGCCCAGATCTCCGAGGCCCTGGAGCAGCAGATCGGCCCGATCGAGGCGCTGGTGGCGGCGGGCCAGGAGTCGGCGCTGCAGGAGTGGCTGGCCCGGAGCGTCTGGCCCCTGGGCCGCTCGGTCAACGCCGAGCAGCTGGTGGAGCAGGTCACGGGCCGGCCCCTGAGCTCGGAGGCTTTCCTCACCTACCTGGGCGCCAAGGTGGGCCAGCTGGGCGAGGGGGCCTGA
- a CDS encoding inorganic diphosphatase: MANIDHAPSRTMLNLLHVLPAFADEAELRLNAIVELNSNTINKYELITETGHLKLDRVGYSSLAYPFAYGCIPRTWDEDGDPLDIEIVGVTEPLVPGSLVEARIIGIMCFDDGGEVDDKVIAVLADDKRMDHITSYTQLGEHWLKETQYYWEHYKDLKKPGTCKVNGFHDNGEAVRIIKECEDRYMTVIDSRLVD; the protein is encoded by the coding sequence ATGGCGAACATCGACCACGCCCCCAGCCGCACCATGCTGAACCTGCTGCATGTGCTGCCGGCCTTCGCCGATGAGGCCGAGCTGCGCCTCAACGCCATCGTGGAGCTCAACTCGAACACGATCAACAAATACGAGCTGATCACCGAAACCGGCCACCTGAAGCTGGATCGGGTCGGCTATTCCTCCCTGGCCTACCCCTTCGCCTACGGCTGCATTCCCCGCACCTGGGACGAGGACGGTGATCCCCTCGACATCGAGATCGTCGGCGTCACCGAACCCCTGGTGCCCGGCAGCCTGGTGGAGGCCCGCATCATCGGCATCATGTGCTTCGACGATGGCGGCGAGGTGGACGACAAGGTGATCGCCGTGCTCGCTGACGACAAGCGCATGGATCACATCACCAGCTACACCCAGCTGGGCGAGCACTGGCTGAAGGAAACCCAGTACTACTGGGAGCACTACAAGGACCTCAAGAAGCCCGGTACCTGCAAGGTCAATGGCTTCCATGACAACGGCGAAGCCGTGCGGATCATCAAGGAATGCGAAGATCGTTACATGACCGTCATCGACTCCCGTCTGGTCGACTGA
- a CDS encoding L,D-transpeptidase, which translates to MSRSLVLALLLTTGGSAAMASGAPAVAPAAAPAMAPAIAPAVLAPAVLAPAAAPATPAPAKAAVTSTKEIVLELGKRTISLRDNGKVLGSWPVAIGDSATPTPKGRFAVEVKVVNPQYQSTASGKINPTKGPNGPLGDRWIGFKRSGLNQYGIHGTPSAWAWTVTSRSAVTNGCVRMLTPHVRALFDQVEVGTPVVVKP; encoded by the coding sequence ATGTCGCGTTCCCTCGTCCTTGCCCTGCTCCTGACGACCGGCGGGAGCGCCGCGATGGCTTCAGGAGCCCCGGCCGTCGCGCCAGCCGCAGCCCCGGCCATGGCACCAGCCATCGCCCCGGCCGTTCTGGCGCCGGCCGTTCTGGCACCTGCCGCCGCACCGGCAACCCCGGCTCCGGCCAAGGCCGCCGTCACCAGCACCAAGGAAATCGTGCTGGAACTGGGCAAGCGCACCATCTCCCTGCGCGACAACGGCAAGGTGCTCGGCAGCTGGCCGGTGGCCATCGGTGATTCCGCCACCCCCACCCCCAAGGGACGCTTTGCGGTGGAGGTCAAGGTGGTCAATCCCCAGTACCAGAGCACCGCGAGCGGCAAGATCAACCCCACCAAGGGCCCCAATGGCCCCCTGGGCGACCGCTGGATCGGCTTCAAGCGCAGCGGCCTCAACCAGTACGGCATCCATGGCACCCCGAGCGCCTGGGCCTGGACCGTCACCTCCCGCTCCGCCGTCACCAACGGCTGTGTCCGGATGCTCACCCCCCATGTGCGGGCCCTGTTCGACCAGGTGGAGGTGGGAACGCCGGTGGTGGTGAAACCCTGA
- a CDS encoding chloride channel protein, with product MPPSAPEAEANGHRAPGPEADLRGLPFQWNLLAWAALVGTLTGLAVVAFHELLGFINNFLFGPFVEGLLVIGRSSPASPADLPSIDLPPLAPDSGTPLRALLQLGLDGIGLLAAAPPPPPEPPPISLPHTPDWLALWPVVVVPTLGGLAVGLLRHVAGSIGPGLSSLMAIADGSQGGEPRLPWLRLVAASLSLGSGASLGPEGPSVEGGGNIGLWVALKGRLSPQAQKALVGAGVAAGLAAGFKAPIAGVFFAFEGSYSAIPGRPSLRAVLVAAVASALVTQLCLGDTPILRLPAYEVRSPLELPLYLGLGLLASLMSWLLIRLLAAGRGERVQSVVRRLPPGMPTALGGAALGAMALVFPQVLGVGYDTIEALLGRDGGIPLLTLVALIGVKLVATTVSNATGFVGGGFAPSLFLGAVLGSCYGQALGSGGLNLPVAEPPAYAMVGMAAVLAGSARAPLTALLLLFELTRDIRIVLPLMAAAGLSAALVERWQGIHDPGLMGPDPLEERRRGQLAEIAVQEAFEPEAPLVLPAAMTASAALARLIDSHGHCLLVEQAGLALGLVTIGDLQRGLASEIKRQEALCLADCIRTELVWLPMGVNLDRLEDQLRPNGLRQLPVFELEGGAGDHLPHGLPAGGLSVSRLRGVASRDGMARAQARRFQAASERPSIRASATGSA from the coding sequence TTGCCACCGTCCGCCCCGGAAGCTGAGGCCAACGGCCACCGGGCCCCAGGGCCCGAGGCCGACCTGCGCGGCCTGCCCTTCCAATGGAACCTGCTGGCCTGGGCGGCCCTGGTCGGCACCCTGACCGGCCTGGCGGTGGTGGCCTTTCACGAACTGCTGGGCTTCATCAACAATTTTCTGTTCGGCCCGTTCGTGGAGGGCCTGCTGGTGATCGGGCGCTCCTCGCCCGCCTCCCCCGCCGACCTGCCGTCGATCGACCTGCCGCCGCTGGCGCCCGACAGCGGCACCCCCCTGCGGGCCCTGCTCCAGCTCGGTCTTGATGGCATCGGCCTGCTGGCGGCGGCCCCGCCGCCGCCGCCCGAACCCCCGCCCATCAGCCTGCCCCACACGCCCGACTGGCTGGCCCTCTGGCCGGTGGTGGTGGTGCCGACCCTGGGCGGTCTGGCGGTGGGTCTGCTGCGCCATGTGGCCGGCAGCATCGGCCCGGGGCTGTCGAGCCTGATGGCGATCGCCGATGGCAGCCAGGGCGGCGAGCCGCGTCTGCCCTGGCTGCGGCTGGTGGCGGCGTCCCTCAGCCTGGGCAGCGGCGCGTCGCTCGGGCCGGAGGGTCCGAGCGTGGAGGGTGGCGGCAACATCGGCCTGTGGGTGGCGCTCAAGGGCCGCCTCTCCCCCCAGGCCCAGAAGGCCCTGGTGGGGGCCGGGGTGGCGGCGGGCCTGGCGGCCGGCTTCAAGGCGCCGATCGCCGGGGTGTTCTTCGCCTTCGAGGGCAGCTACAGCGCCATCCCCGGTCGCCCCAGCCTGCGGGCGGTGCTGGTGGCGGCGGTGGCCTCAGCGCTGGTCACGCAGCTGTGCCTCGGCGACACGCCGATCCTGCGCCTGCCCGCCTACGAGGTGCGCTCGCCCCTGGAGCTGCCCCTGTATCTGGGGCTGGGCCTGCTGGCCAGCCTGATGTCGTGGCTGCTGATCCGGCTGCTGGCGGCCGGCCGGGGCGAGCGGGTCCAGTCCGTGGTGCGGCGGCTGCCGCCAGGGATGCCCACGGCCCTGGGGGGAGCGGCGCTCGGGGCCATGGCCCTGGTGTTCCCCCAGGTGCTGGGCGTCGGCTACGACACGATCGAAGCGCTGCTGGGCCGCGATGGCGGCATCCCGCTGCTCACCCTGGTGGCCCTGATCGGGGTGAAGCTGGTCGCCACCACGGTCAGCAACGCCACCGGATTCGTGGGCGGCGGCTTTGCGCCCTCCCTGTTCCTGGGGGCCGTGCTGGGCAGTTGCTACGGCCAGGCCCTGGGCAGCGGCGGCCTGAATCTGCCGGTGGCGGAACCACCGGCCTACGCCATGGTCGGCATGGCGGCGGTGCTGGCCGGCAGCGCCAGGGCGCCGCTCACCGCCTTGCTGCTGCTGTTCGAGCTCACCCGCGACATCCGCATCGTGCTGCCGCTGATGGCGGCCGCCGGCCTCAGTGCCGCCCTGGTGGAACGCTGGCAGGGGATCCATGATCCCGGTCTGATGGGTCCGGATCCGCTGGAAGAGCGACGCCGCGGCCAGCTGGCGGAGATTGCCGTGCAGGAGGCCTTCGAACCGGAGGCGCCGTTGGTGCTGCCGGCCGCCATGACGGCCTCCGCCGCCCTGGCCAGACTGATCGACAGCCATGGCCATTGCCTGCTGGTGGAACAGGCCGGCCTGGCCCTGGGGCTGGTGACGATCGGCGACCTGCAGAGGGGCCTGGCGTCGGAAATCAAGCGCCAGGAGGCGTTGTGCCTGGCGGACTGCATCCGCACCGAACTGGTGTGGTTGCCGATGGGGGTGAACCTCGATCGGCTCGAAGATCAGCTCAGACCCAATGGTCTACGGCAGCTGCCGGTCTTCGAGCTGGAGGGGGGGGCTGGGGACCATCTGCCCCATGGGTTGCCTGCCGGTGGTCTGTCGGTCAGCAGGTTGCGGGGCGTGGCCAGCCGCGATGGCATGGCCAGAGCCCAGGCGCGACGGTTTCAGGCGGCTTCGGAGCGGCCTTCCATCAGGGCCTCGGCGACGGGATCGGCCTGA
- the hemC gene encoding hydroxymethylbilane synthase, whose product MASSTLRIASRRSQLAMVQTHWVRDELSRAHPELTIAIEAMATQGDKILDVALAKIGDKGLFTKELEAQMLVDRADIAVHSLKDLPTNLPEGLILGCITEREDPADALVVHERHKELSLATLPEGSVVGTSSLRRLAQLRHHYPHLVFKDVRGNVITRLEKLDAGVYDCLILAAAGLTRLGLGERIHELIDPSISLHAVGQGALGIECRAGDQAVLDTIGVLEHLPTARRCLAERSFLRSLEGGCQVPIGVNTHFENDELVLTGMVASIDGQRLLRDSCRGPASDPEAIGLALAGTLRSQGAGEILEEIFATVRPGS is encoded by the coding sequence ATGGCCAGCTCCACCCTGCGCATCGCCTCCCGCCGCAGCCAGCTGGCCATGGTCCAGACCCACTGGGTGCGGGACGAACTCAGCCGGGCCCACCCCGAGCTGACGATCGCGATCGAGGCGATGGCCACCCAGGGGGACAAGATTCTCGATGTGGCCCTGGCCAAGATCGGCGACAAGGGCCTGTTCACCAAGGAACTGGAGGCCCAGATGCTGGTCGACCGGGCCGACATCGCCGTGCACAGCCTCAAGGACCTGCCCACCAACCTGCCGGAGGGGCTGATCCTGGGCTGCATCACCGAGCGGGAGGACCCCGCCGATGCCCTGGTGGTGCATGAACGGCACAAGGAGCTCAGCCTGGCCACCCTGCCCGAGGGCAGCGTGGTGGGAACCAGCTCCCTGCGGCGCCTGGCCCAGCTGCGTCACCACTACCCCCACCTCGTCTTCAAGGATGTGCGGGGCAACGTGATCACCCGGCTGGAGAAGCTCGATGCCGGCGTCTACGACTGCCTGATCCTGGCGGCCGCCGGCCTCACCCGGCTGGGCCTGGGCGAGCGCATCCACGAACTGATCGATCCCTCGATTTCGCTGCATGCGGTGGGCCAGGGGGCCCTGGGCATCGAATGCCGCGCCGGAGACCAGGCCGTGCTGGACACCATCGGCGTGCTGGAACATCTGCCGACGGCCCGTCGCTGCCTGGCTGAGCGCTCCTTCCTGCGCAGTCTGGAGGGGGGCTGTCAGGTGCCCATCGGCGTCAACACCCACTTCGAGAACGACGAGCTGGTGCTGACCGGCATGGTGGCCAGTATCGACGGCCAGCGCCTGCTGCGCGACAGCTGCCGCGGCCCGGCCAGCGATCCTGAAGCGATCGGCCTGGCGCTGGCGGGAACCCTGCGGTCCCAGGGGGCCGGGGAGATCCTGGAGGAGATCTTTGCCACCGTCCGCCCCGGAAGCTGA
- a CDS encoding DUF1824 family protein — protein sequence MTTDLPITDLAGLRGLRSAPGLDPAQARLLRDELSVRLGACGWFTVGIMAPSSSAAVAALGQLEAALGWPALRPGEASDAPGPVFLKGNQRTGLFHLRREDGLGEGILITGHDAADPAAEDTWGPLPLDLFA from the coding sequence TTGACGACCGACCTCCCGATCACCGACCTGGCCGGTCTGCGGGGCCTGCGCTCCGCCCCTGGCCTCGATCCAGCCCAGGCCCGCCTGCTGCGCGACGAGCTCAGCGTCCGGTTGGGGGCCTGCGGCTGGTTCACGGTCGGCATCATGGCGCCGTCGTCGTCGGCGGCCGTGGCGGCCCTGGGGCAGCTCGAGGCGGCCCTGGGCTGGCCGGCCCTGCGGCCTGGGGAGGCCAGTGACGCTCCCGGTCCGGTGTTCCTGAAGGGCAATCAGCGCACGGGCCTGTTCCATCTGCGCCGCGAGGACGGCCTCGGCGAGGGGATCCTGATCACCGGCCATGACGCCGCCGATCCTGCGGCCGAAGACACCTGGGGTCCCCTGCCGCTGGATCTGTTCGCCTGA
- a CDS encoding phosphatase PAP2 family protein encodes MGFRLLPRDRILLPGCLFVLVGLFVAAAPGRPLAMLDAAVLDWLGNHFHGLVGGVLTQVYRATGVGFTAVLVAMALAYLVLRRWWTDLRLLVMATGGILILVDLVFKPLFSRQRPPGSLLPLDGHSFPSGHAAGAVAFYFAMVVILGSHHPRLRPVLMTAASLLVGLVWLSTLYVRAHWPTDLVAGAAVGLAWLTVCLGFWRDPPSSEPQSGSFRSQRSP; translated from the coding sequence ATGGGATTCCGTCTGCTGCCACGGGACAGGATCCTGTTGCCTGGCTGCCTGTTCGTGCTGGTGGGGCTGTTTGTGGCCGCGGCCCCTGGCCGGCCGCTGGCGATGCTGGACGCGGCGGTCCTGGACTGGCTGGGCAACCATTTCCACGGCCTGGTGGGCGGGGTCCTGACCCAGGTGTATCGGGCCACCGGTGTCGGCTTCACCGCCGTTCTGGTGGCGATGGCCCTGGCCTATCTCGTGCTGCGCCGATGGTGGACCGATCTGCGCCTGCTGGTGATGGCCACCGGGGGGATCCTGATCCTGGTGGATCTGGTGTTCAAGCCGCTGTTCAGCCGCCAGCGCCCCCCCGGCAGCCTGCTGCCGCTCGATGGCCACAGCTTCCCCAGTGGCCATGCCGCCGGGGCCGTGGCCTTCTACTTCGCCATGGTGGTGATCCTGGGCTCCCACCATCCGCGTCTGCGGCCTGTGCTGATGACCGCCGCCTCCCTGCTGGTGGGTCTGGTCTGGCTGAGCACCCTCTACGTGCGGGCCCACTGGCCCACGGATCTGGTGGCGGGCGCCGCCGTCGGTCTGGCCTGGCTGACGGTCTGCCTTGGCTTCTGGCGGGATCCCCCCTCCTCCGAGCCCCAGAGTGGGTCGTTCCGTTCGCAGCGATCGCCTTGA
- a CDS encoding glycosyltransferase family 39 protein — MVSAAPGALPESARARIHGRMIWVLSGLWLILLCWLAFFQGLGSLGLMDKTEALFVEVGHQMLERGDWVTPWWNGERFFDYPVWGYWMVGLSFRLFGVSEWAARLPVALAASAVVLAGFGLMLAWSPAGEAGRPRVLRAAVAAGVIATTPGWIGWGRTSTTDMFLSSAISLSLFGFLLAHRHLGHPRRAGLGRVAMALFAGIAVLAKGPVGLLLPGLVVVAFLLLTGHWRSWLRWRPLLAMVALFLGVSAPWYTAAAVVNGADFLGGFLGFSNLQRFTTVLYDHPGPPWFYLPWLVLLVLPWSLFLPLAIAAQGFWQPRRWRMARLGPAAEAAPAELGLFLLLWLVLVVAFFSAAATKLPGYILPSLPAASLLVALLWRPLPEATTAPQAGAGRAGVRIATVFEVLLLAAMAVAAALAPGWVASDPAYPAFGAALSSSGLPLMLSLCLGLTALALVVLLLRPAASDWLWLPSLAGFLAVLGLVIAPLGPLLDRERQLPLRQMARTAQAAAQPDEPLLIVGTKRYSLLFYGEPEAVFVSDRLHINQLALQGPDALSLNPASRSVRLLGDRRDLEGLALPSEGIERLSRSGELALWRVPRRSLVP, encoded by the coding sequence ATGGTGTCTGCTGCCCCAGGGGCCCTTCCGGAGAGTGCCCGTGCCCGGATCCACGGGCGGATGATCTGGGTGCTCAGCGGCCTCTGGCTGATCCTGCTGTGCTGGCTGGCCTTCTTCCAGGGTCTGGGCAGCCTCGGTCTGATGGACAAGACCGAGGCCCTGTTCGTGGAGGTGGGCCACCAGATGCTGGAGCGGGGCGACTGGGTCACCCCCTGGTGGAACGGCGAACGCTTCTTTGATTACCCCGTCTGGGGGTACTGGATGGTGGGCCTCAGCTTCCGCCTGTTCGGAGTCAGTGAGTGGGCCGCCCGCCTGCCGGTGGCCCTTGCGGCCAGTGCGGTGGTGCTGGCGGGCTTCGGCCTGATGCTGGCCTGGTCGCCGGCGGGCGAAGCCGGCCGGCCCCGGGTGCTGCGGGCGGCGGTGGCCGCTGGCGTGATCGCCACGACGCCGGGCTGGATCGGCTGGGGACGCACCTCCACCACCGACATGTTCCTCTCCAGCGCCATCAGCCTGTCGTTGTTCGGCTTCCTGCTGGCCCATCGCCACCTGGGCCACCCCAGGCGGGCTGGTCTCGGCCGGGTGGCCATGGCGCTGTTCGCTGGGATCGCCGTGCTGGCCAAGGGCCCGGTGGGTCTGTTGCTGCCTGGCCTGGTGGTGGTGGCGTTCCTGTTGCTCACCGGCCACTGGCGATCCTGGCTGCGCTGGCGGCCCCTGCTGGCGATGGTGGCCCTGTTCCTCGGGGTGAGTGCCCCCTGGTACACGGCGGCGGCCGTCGTCAACGGCGCTGACTTCCTGGGGGGGTTCCTGGGGTTCAGCAACCTGCAGCGCTTCACCACGGTGCTGTACGACCATCCCGGCCCCCCCTGGTTCTACCTGCCCTGGCTGGTGCTGCTGGTGCTGCCCTGGTCGCTGTTCCTGCCCCTGGCGATCGCTGCCCAGGGCTTCTGGCAGCCCCGACGCTGGCGGATGGCGAGGCTCGGCCCAGCCGCAGAGGCCGCCCCCGCCGAACTGGGCCTGTTCCTGCTGCTGTGGCTGGTGCTGGTGGTGGCCTTCTTCTCGGCTGCCGCCACCAAGCTGCCCGGGTACATCCTGCCGTCGCTGCCGGCGGCGAGCCTGCTGGTGGCGCTGCTGTGGCGCCCCCTGCCGGAGGCCACCACGGCGCCCCAGGCCGGCGCTGGCAGGGCAGGGGTGCGCATCGCCACCGTGTTCGAGGTGCTGCTGCTGGCCGCCATGGCCGTGGCGGCGGCCCTGGCGCCGGGGTGGGTGGCGAGCGATCCGGCCTACCCGGCGTTCGGTGCCGCCCTGTCGAGTTCCGGCCTGCCCCTGATGCTGAGCCTGTGTCTGGGGCTCACGGCCCTGGCCCTGGTGGTGCTGCTCCTGCGGCCGGCGGCGAGCGATTGGCTGTGGCTGCCCAGCCTGGCCGGTTTCCTGGCGGTGCTGGGGCTGGTGATCGCGCCCCTCGGCCCCCTGCTCGACCGCGAGCGTCAGCTGCCCCTGCGCCAGATGGCGCGTACGGCCCAGGCTGCCGCCCAGCCCGATGAGCCGCTGCTGATCGTCGGCACCAAGCGCTACAGCCTGTTGTTCTACGGGGAGCCCGAGGCCGTCTTCGTCTCCGATCGCCTCCACATCAATCAGCTGGCGCTGCAGGGCCCCGACGCCCTGTCGCTCAACCCGGCCAGCCGGTCGGTGCGGCTGCTGGGCGATCGCCGCGACCTCGAGGGGCTGGCCCTGCCCTCCGAGGGGATCGAGCGCCTGTCCCGCTCCGGGGAGCTGGCGCTCTGGCGGGTGCCCCGTCGCTCTCTGGTGCCGTGA